The following DNA comes from Cucumis sativus cultivar 9930 chromosome 7, Cucumber_9930_V3, whole genome shotgun sequence.
ATAtgttctaaatattttgtcaaatttttttatttttgacaattcctttttttctttaatcctatattttgtaaatagtttcatctataaaattttctttatctcaaaTGATTATATTCTACGTTTTTTGAACCAAAATTAAGATAATGTAAGAAGTTAGcaattgatttaaattaatttgatggaTGAATTAAGAGTGATTTGTTTAAGGATtagaaattttggattatcCTAACTAGCTTGAGATGGccaagattgaaaaaaaaagaaaaaaacaatagttttcACATTGAATTCATGATTCAAAACAGAGAATACAATGTGttgaatatttatatacaatCCCCAATTCATAAATCCCCAATAATGAATAAATCTGTATACCCAACATTATACAACACAAGGTGGTGGGTTTTGAACCCCAAAAGTAGCAATCTTTGCATTCGAACATGAAGAAACAATGGTTGTATTCCTCAAGTTGGTGCCTCCATAACTCAAGTTAATGTCCCTCAACTCTACCCCCTCGCATGGAAACAATTTGCTGCACTCCAACAACACTGCCACATTCGTTGTCGAAGTTCCCCGAATGTTTTTGAATTGTACGTTGCTAACCTTCCAATTTGATTCCTGCATGCACATGTAAGTTTAGTAACACGTACGTTATCGTTAAATCACTATTAAACTCTAAAGATTAAGATCATCtgtttcttttaataagatatacaagaagaagaaacattaGACAGTGCACATCTCAATTTTCGATTGACATTTTCTTAACACTCTGAGTTTATGCTCTTGACATCTCGACTGGATTAAACTAATAACATGGTtagtttttattgttattatttaccttcttcttcttagtgCCATAGGTTTGATCGATAATTATAGGATTTTTTACGTTGTACATTACAATGTCTTCAAAGATAATTCTCGAGGCTAACCCCGAGACAGGGCTAGCCCAAGTCTTGATTCTGGCACCATTGGTGGCATTGAAAATGGTGCAGTTCTTTACTAGAACGTCATAGACACCCTTTTCTTTCGAGTACTTGCCCAAGCTGCCCACACtgaaaaagatgaataatGGAAAGCTTTTAGGTGTTTTCCTTTGTGTCTATTTaatctttcacttcttttttagAAAGTGTACTATTTACCTAAGGCCATGTCCAGGGCCGCAAGTGACATTGGTGACGGTTATATTCTCTGTACTGTGACCAATGGAGACACAATCATCACCTGTGCCAATGACACTATTGGCAATGGTGACCAATTTTGAGGTGCTAAGATGCATTCCATCGGTGTTGGGACTATTATGCGGAGCTATAATTTTCATGTTAGTAGCAGTGAAATTGTAGCAGTAGAATACAGACGTGTGAAAGCCCATGCTGTTTACCGAAGTGAGCCCATCAACAATGGTGTGATTTAATCTCGTGAATTTAATCgactgcaaaaaaaaaaaaaaaaaagatcaaagaaTTAATCACCATCGTTCAAAAGACATTTTTGAATATCGCataataagtaaaaatatttaaagtaaaatttcatattcttatCGAGAGGATATATggaattttgctatatattttctaaataattttaatagtttatgtaatttaaaataatttttcatttttaaatatgtttggtCTATCGCAAGTTCTTTTAGATACGTGTTAGACACAAATCAAAAAGTTTGGAGTGTAAAAtacttgtaatttaaaatgaaaggcaaaaatatatagttacgATTGGAAGAAGTTGGCATAAGTTGTTTTTCTTGCAGTCGTTGTAGGGCCAAACGGAGAGGCCTTGGCCGTCAAAGACGCCGGAGCCGGTGAGGATGAAACCAGTAATATCTTCAATGGAGAACCATTCTGGAGAAGAATATGCACTAATATCGGTGGTGGCCTTTACAGTTCCTTGATTTTCAAGGGTGATGGGAAAGCTTTTGCAAGGACCGGCGAAAGTCACCGGACCCACCAAAAATGTGCCTTGTGGGATCAAGAACTTGGCCGGACCGACTGTGTTTCGGCAAGCTGCAATCCATGTTGTCATGAATGcctgccaaatgaaaaataaaaaaaaaaattataactcTTTTTGccaaaaaaatgttgaaataattGTACCATCCATATCCACCAAAatagaatagaagaaaaattgacaTCGGTTTAGAATAATATAACAGTAGAATTTAAtagcaaaaaatatatacaatttccTATAGTCATCaatttaaagataattaactcaaattaaaagGTTTGAAGTTGGTGTGTGTTGATATTTCTCACCTGTGCATCATCAGTTTTTCCATTAGCTTTAGCTCCATGTTTTGTAACATCAAAAACTGACCCACCATTCTGATTTAGATCAACATTTGCCTTAATGTCATTCACCGTGCCGCCAATGTTGGGAAGAGTACTGAAGCCAAGACGCCGGGGTGCTTCTGCAGGACGAAGAAACTGCTCATTTGTTGTTGGTACGATCCCCTTCAGACGATTTTGAGTGCCGGTGATGTCATCGAAAACGACAGCACAACATTGCCAAGCAAATACTAAGAGAAGGATTTGAATGAGGCTAAGATTTCTTGTCATTCTGATGGTTAAGTGTCTTaaataatttggattcaaTAGCAAATTGGAGCGTTTTTTCCCCCTGGATTTTTATTTCCAATGATCAGAAGTATTTATATATGCATGTTTAAtggaaaaactaaatttagaaGACGAGAACAAAGTTTAATAAGTTTGgagaattatttcaaatattatgtgttaattaggtagtttgtttaattttttgcCTTCCATTAATatataagttgttttttttttattaacaataattcAGTTTCTTAGACATGAGTTCAACAATTTAGGGTCAAGCTCATAAGTTTGGTAATGTGGATCAGAAGATTGTTGTAAAGATCATTAATCCgtaattaacatatttataatgtACTAGTTGGTAATACGTGCTATGCACGTTAACTTTTCACACAAATAGTATgaagttatatttatttactcatgattttttaaaatacatttgttATATCATTTCTAGAGAGATCTCTTACTCAAGACTTGATAAATGATAGCTTTAAGTCAATGGTATAAAAACATtccattctatttttttaaaaagtactataattctttttatagcaataaaaaaaagttataaaagaTGTTCTATAGCTATTTTAGATACATTATTGAAAgtctcttatttttattagcaTTATTCATGTTAATGAGGATGGATTTTAATGTTAATggacttcttttattttacaagTTGTTTTGCAAATAACAttgtaaaatcaaattataaccatatacatatttatgGAAGTTATTTGCCTAGGAAAGAAAGATGTAATTcacatttcaacaaaatctacaataataattataatggaaatctacaaatttataacaaacaaaagaaataaagcactatattcattcaaaatgtttgataTAATCATCAAAAGTATGTTCCAACAAAACCTTCATACCATTCTTTTCCTTCATCACGATGGGTTCAAGTCGAAGGCTCCATTCTCTAGCTTTGGATTTTTCTTGGGTGAGATTTCAACTACATCCACGAGTTAAGGACTCCATTAGTGTTCACCATCAAGCCCTTCAATGACAAATCatataaatgataaacaaaaacacTACACTACTACAGAAATTGGTTTACTTGACGTAATACAGTGTCAAGTAAACgtatacttgacattttttaaagcgtcaagtaatcgGCTGTctattatagtaaaattactTGACACTAAAAAACCGTCAAGTATACGTTTACTTGACACTTAAAAACCATCAAGTATACATTTACTTGACACTAAAAAACCGTCAAGTATACATTTACTTTACACTAAAAACCGTCAAGTATACGTTtagtacaattttttttttcacttttatagCAAAGAGATGGCAAGCCGTAATTGTGATAAACATGTCGCAGTTATGTACTATTAATACACATGGAAGAAGCTCGTAAAGGAAGAGGAATGCTCAAGTAGACTAGCATATAGAATATGCAATTCAAACACATATAAAATGCAATGTTTCAAGCAACACAATTTCATCCCACTCAAATTTACCctcatttcaattttccaaGCAAGAATCttgttaaataaaacaaacgcATAAACTCTTCAAGCAGTGAAGATATCTAACAAAATTATCTACTTTGCCCATATATAcccgttttttttttttttttcattggaGCTGTCAAGAGCTCTTCCACCAAATTCCTAcctcaatttcaaattctcaaGAACAGATAAGAATTTAGAAAGAGTAGGAGAGACAATGCAACtatcttttatattcttaCATGATGCTACTTCGAGGCTTCGAAGATCATTCCATTGAAGAACTATCGACTCCAATCCTTTGGTC
Coding sequences within:
- the LOC116405261 gene encoding exopolygalacturonase-like gives rise to the protein MTRNLSLIQILLLVFAWQCCAVVFDDITGTQNRLKGIVPTTNEQFLRPAEAPRRLGFSTLPNIGGTVNDIKANVDLNQNGGSVFDVTKHGAKANGKTDDAQAFMTTWIAACRNTVGPAKFLIPQGTFLVGPVTFAGPCKSFPITLENQGTVKATTDISAYSSPEWFSIEDITGFILTGSGVFDGQGLSVWPYNDCKKNNLCQLLPISIKFTRLNHTIVDGLTSVNSMGFHTSVFYCYNFTATNMKIIAPHNSPNTDGMHLSTSKLVTIANSVIGTGDDCVSIGHSTENITVTNVTCGPGHGLSVGSLGKYSKEKGVYDVLVKNCTIFNATNGARIKTWASPVSGLASRIIFEDIVMYNVKNPIIIDQTYGTKKKKESNWKVSNVQFKNIRGTSTTNVAVLLECSKLFPCEGVELRDINLSYGGTNLRNTTIVSSCSNAKIATFGVQNPPPCVV